A window of Geothrix edaphica genomic DNA:
CTACGACACGGTCTCCGCGGGCAGCTTCATCAAGCGCCTGATCTTCCACTGGGCCATGCTGGCCGGCCGCCAGGCCGTCCCCTACCTGCTGAAGGGCCAGGAGCCCCCTTCCTGGAAGGGCCTGTGGTACCGCACGGCCAAGGCCATCGTCTTCGAGAAGATCCGCCAGAAGACCGGCGGCCGGATGAAGATCGCTGTCAGCGGCGGTGCCCCCCTGGGCGGGAAGATCATGGAGTTCTTCTGGATCCTCGGCATCCCCATCCTCGAGGGCTACGGCCTGACGGAGACCAGCCCGATCATCACCGTGAACCGCTTCGGCGAGGTGATCCCCGGTTGTGTGGGACGCCCTCTCTACCAGGACTGGAACGGCCGCCCCTTCGTGAAGATCGCGGAGGATGGCGAGATCCTCTGCCAGGGCCCGAACATCATGCTGGGCTACTGGAACAACGAGAAGGCCACCCGGGAGGCCATCGACGAGGAGGGCTATTTCCACACCGGCGACATCGGGCACCTGGACGACCAGGGACGCCTCTACATCACGGACCGGAAGAAGGAGCTCATCGTCACCAGCGGCGGCAAGAAGGTCGCCCCGCAGCCCATCGAGAACCTGCTCAAGGTGGACAAGTACATCTCCCAGGCCGTGCTCATCGGCGACCAGCGGAACTTCATCAGCGCCCTCATCGTGCCGAACTTCGACAGCCTGGTCCGCTGGGCCGGCTACAAGAAGATCACCTTCAAGAGCCACGCCGAGCTCATCCAGAATCCCCTGGTCTACGCGAAGATCGGCAGCCGCGTCGAGCGCGTCAACGAGCGCCTGTCGAACTATGAGCGCATCAAGAAGATGGTCCTGCTCGACGAGGAGATGACCCTGGAAGGTGGACAGCTCACCCCCTCGCTGAAGGTGAAGCGGCGGGTCGTCAATCAGATGTACGCCGCCCAGATCGAGGGGATGTACCTGGAGCCCAAGGCCTGAGCCGACCTCAGGCGCGACCCATCTTGGCCAGGTAGCGCCGCACCGCTTCCTGGGTCTCGGGCAGCTTCAATCCAGCCTCACCGGCAATCCGCATGGCATCGGCCACAGGCATGCCCTTGTCCAGCACCAGCCAGGGGCAGACGGCCGCGGCGGCGCGGTTCCCGTTGCTGCAGTGGACGAGCACCTTCGATCCCTTCGGCAGGTCCCGCAGGAGGGCCCTCAGGAAATCGAAATCCGCGGCCGGCGGCGTCTTGGTGATGGCGTAGCGCTGGTAGTGGATCCCCAGGTCCTGCAGGCGGGAGGACTCGGACTCGCAGTCGAGGTTGGGTTCCTCATCCCGGCGGAGGTCGATGACATGGGTGATGTGCTCCTTCTTCATGGCGTCGCAGATCGCCAGGTTGGGCGCTCCCCGCAGGACAAAGATGCCGGAACGCACCTCCACGGCGTTCGGGATGGCCGATTCCCCGGCCTGGAGCACCAGGGCCGGGAGCAGCAGGAACAGAGTCCGAGACATGGAATCCTCCGCGACATCGCCTGGCGGGCCAGGCAGGTTCGCGGAGACCACCGGAGAGGCCATCGGCTGCGGAGCCAAGGCCCGGGCGGGCGGGTCTCCACACTCTTGAATGTAGGCCTTTGGGTCAGCTATTCAATGGACTGCGTCACACCGTCCTGGAAAAAGGCGTCTTGGCGCTGAGCTTTGCCAGGTAGGCGTCGAAGGGCTGCACCAGGTTGCGGACGAAGCGGCGGCCCAGATCGGTGATGAAGACGCCCTCGGGACGGACTTCCACGGTGCCCTGCGGCACTTCCTCCTGCAACTGGGCCACGGCATCGGCGAAGAGCACCGGGCCGTCCACGCCGAAGCGCTGCTTCAGGTCGTCCCACTTCAGCTCGAAGTGGCCCATGAGGTGGTGGATCACCCAGCGGCGGAGCTCATCGTCCTCGGACAGGCGGTGGCCCTTGTGGACCGCCAGATGGCCGTCCGTGATGCTGCGCTCCCACTTGGCGAGGATCTTCTCGTTCTGGGCATACACGCCGGCCACGTTGGAGATGGCGCTGGGGCCGAAGCCCACCAGGTCCGTACCCGCCTTCACGGCGTAGCCCATGAAGTTGCGGATGAGCTTCCCCTCCAGCACGGCCTTGGCCATGGGATCGTCGGGATGGGCGAAGTGGTCCATGCCGATGGCCACGTAGCCCGCCTTCTCGAGGATGTCCGAGGCCAGCAGCAGCAGGTCCAGGCGCAGCTCGGGCGTGGGCAGCGTCTCCGCCGGGATGCTGCGCTGGAAGGGCATGATGCTGGGCAGATAGGCGAACCCGTAGATGGCCATGCGGTCCGGCGACAGCTCCAGCGTGGATTCCAGCGTGCGGCGGAAGGTGTCCATGGTCTGGCCCGGCAGGCCGTAGACCAGGTCCAGGTTCACGCCTTCGAAGCCCAGGTCCCGGCACTGGCGCATGGCCGTGAGGGTGTGGTCCCAGGTCTGGCCGCGGGTGATGAGGGCCTGCACGTTCTCGTCCAGGTCCTGCACGCCGAAGGAGACGCGGTTGAAGCCCATCTCGCGCAGGGCCGGCAACTGGTCCGGCTCCAGGAAGGTGGGATCCACCTCGATGGCGATCTCGGCCCCGGGCTGGAACTCGAAGCGCTCCTTGAACAGGTTGAAGGTGCGCTTGAGGTCCGCCGCGTTCAGGTAGGTGGGCGTGCCGCCGCCCCAGTGCAGCTGCAGGGCCTTGCGGCGGTCCTTCAGGCGGGAGCAGACCAGGTCCAGCTCCTTGGTCACTGCCGCCAGGTAGGCCTCCACGGGATCGTACTGGGGGCTCACCACCACGTTGCAGCCGCAGTAGGCGCAGCGCCGGGGACAGAACGGAATGTGCAGGTAGAGCGACAGGGCCTCGTC
This region includes:
- a CDS encoding AMP-dependent synthetase/ligase, with translation MAQPIETIAQLFYAAAERNLPDALASKRNGVYVPISHAELVAQVERLALAMAARGVKTGDHVAFMSENRPEWAIADFACAIQGVPDVTIYATLNGEQAAFILRDSQARWVLCSTREQLDKVLAHWESLPDLEAAVLMDGDLPTGTGRNLMLWSDLQHEGEAMESRRPEVRAWGERRKASDILTLIYTSGTTGDPKGAILTHGNLVSNVLAGRATVSNITDNERALSFLPLTHIFERMAGHFLWFHAGASIYYAESVATVAADMLEVRPTLMASVPRIYEKIYAKIYDTVSAGSFIKRLIFHWAMLAGRQAVPYLLKGQEPPSWKGLWYRTAKAIVFEKIRQKTGGRMKIAVSGGAPLGGKIMEFFWILGIPILEGYGLTETSPIITVNRFGEVIPGCVGRPLYQDWNGRPFVKIAEDGEILCQGPNIMLGYWNNEKATREAIDEEGYFHTGDIGHLDDQGRLYITDRKKELIVTSGGKKVAPQPIENLLKVDKYISQAVLIGDQRNFISALIVPNFDSLVRWAGYKKITFKSHAELIQNPLVYAKIGSRVERVNERLSNYERIKKMVLLDEEMTLEGGQLTPSLKVKRRVVNQMYAAQIEGMYLEPKA
- the hemN gene encoding oxygen-independent coproporphyrinogen III oxidase translates to MNQLADLIRRYDRPGPRYTGYPMPPVWSDDFPEPEVLSALERANARKDEALSLYLHIPFCPRRCAYCGCNVVVSPQYDPVEAYLAAVTKELDLVCSRLKDRRKALQLHWGGGTPTYLNAADLKRTFNLFKERFEFQPGAEIAIEVDPTFLEPDQLPALREMGFNRVSFGVQDLDENVQALITRGQTWDHTLTAMRQCRDLGFEGVNLDLVYGLPGQTMDTFRRTLESTLELSPDRMAIYGFAYLPSIMPFQRSIPAETLPTPELRLDLLLLASDILEKAGYVAIGMDHFAHPDDPMAKAVLEGKLIRNFMGYAVKAGTDLVGFGPSAISNVAGVYAQNEKILAKWERSITDGHLAVHKGHRLSEDDELRRWVIHHLMGHFELKWDDLKQRFGVDGPVLFADAVAQLQEEVPQGTVEVRPEGVFITDLGRRFVRNLVQPFDAYLAKLSAKTPFSRTV